From the genome of Chanos chanos chromosome 5, fChaCha1.1, whole genome shotgun sequence, one region includes:
- the LOC115812118 gene encoding von Willebrand factor C domain-containing protein 2-like: MALFKSKPVRTIHTLLALVLNAQCAFAFSVAGHETTCEANGSVYYVGEWYFLDSDHCTQCECTAEGSACARTECTSLPAACIHVSHYPTDCCPRCEKIGCEYRGEVYELGEHFQPSECEQCTCDIDGIARCLVADCAPPPCVNPVYQKGKCCPECKDGPNCYVDASRTKVIPGGAPVWVDSCTKCRCHDGQDAGYWEGNRLATCSRVRNCQPDDNRKN; the protein is encoded by the exons ATGGCTTTATTTAAGAGTAAACCAGTGAGGACTATTCACACTTTGCTTGCCCTAGTGCTGAATGCACAGTGCGCTTTTGCTTTCTCCGTCGCCGGACACGAGACAACTTGCGAGGCAAATGGCAGCGTCTACTATGTGGGAGAATGGTACTTCTTAGATTCCGACCATTGTACACAATGCGAGTGCACTGCTGAGGGTTCGGCTTGCGCGAGAACGGAATGCACGTCCTTGCCCGCTGCCtgcattcatgtcagccattaCCCAACTGACTGCTGTCCACGATGTGAGAAGATAGGTTGCGAGTACCGTGGTGAGGTGTACGAACTGGGAGAGCATTTCCAG cCCTCGGAGTGTGAGCAGTGCACCTGTGACATTGACGGCATTGCGCGCTGCCTGGTTGCTGACTGCGCCCCTCCTCCCTGTGTTAATCCTGTCTATCAGAAAGGGAAGTGCTGTCCAGAGTGTAAAGATG GTCCAAACTGTTATGTGGATGCTTCTAGAACCAAGGTGATTCCAGGAGGAGCACCAGTATGGGTGGACTCCTGCACCAAGTGTCGCTGTCATGATGGACAGGATGCCGGTTACTGGGAAGGAAACCGACTTGCTACCTGTTCCCGCGTGCGTAACTGTCAGCCCGACGACAACAGGAAAAACTGA